Within Desulfobacter sp., the genomic segment TGATAAAAGGGCGACAGAATTGACAGGCGCCATCAGGTGCTTCACTTTTAAAGCCTTTAAAATCCAGGCCTGGGTTTCATTTTCCTGAAAACTGAAAAACAGATGTTTCAGCGACAAGCGCTTGGCAGCCAAACTGGAGGATACGGCACCTGCGATAAGGGAAAAACGGGCCTCTCCGATAAGGTCCGGCGACAGCTTCTCGGAATTCATATTTCTGAAATCCAGGGTGGTAACGAAATCCGGCACAATGCCGTTTTTCAACAGTGGCGCCACGGCGGAGTCTGCCGCAATCATTACACACCGGCCCACGGCCTCTTTTAAATGCCCCATGCTTCTGCCGAGGGAGGGACCGGCCGATACCAGAACCGCCGGCAATCCTTGAAAAGCGCCTTTCAATGCATCCGCCGGAGCAGCCGTCCTTAAAAGGGTGAGATTGGAAATCCTGTTCTCAAACAATTGTTCCCCGTACTCGGTCAGGGCGCCGCAGGCTGACAGTGCTCTGCTGACCCTGGCCCCTGCCACACTCTTTGTTTCAGCATAAAGCTCGGGTCTCCACTCCGAAAGGGGGGGGTAGTCGCTGATTAAATAATCGGTCTGCACCCCGGTGTTTATGATCGTATCATAGAAGGTATCCCAATCGATCTCACCGGCCATCACCACCACTTTGTCAGATGCCAGAAGCGGTCTGAGGTCAGCATAGTGCATAGCCAGGCAGAACATATCCAGGCACGGTTCCAAAATTACCATACGGTATATATCCTGGCGCTGTTCCAGGGCAATCCGCTGGCTGTACCCCATCCCCAGGCCAATGAAAACACATACGGTGGCATCAAGCGCGCTTTCATTCTTCAATATGGGCAGCCAGTCTGAAAGGGTCTTAATCGGATCATTCTGGTTGTACAAATAGGCATAGTTAGGGCCGGGCCTGTCAAACCTGAGCGTGGGAAGTGAGCGGGTAGGTATAACCTCTCCGATGTCCCGGGGGGCAAATTGACACACCTGCCGGTACAATTGCGGATCTTTTTCTTTTAAACACGAAATATTTTCATCCCAGAACCGTCTCATATTCTTTTTTCCCCTATTATTGTCTGCAGCGACATGCACTTAAGCCATCAATATGGTGCATTCTCTGATACGCTCCCACCAGCCCCCATCAACGATCTAAAGCATTGGGTTGGTATTAGGCAATTTTTTCCGGCCGGCACCTTGTTACAAACGCTCTCCAGAGCCTCCCGGCTTCGGCTGCAAGCCTTCTCATCATGGTATACAAATTGCTTATTCATTTCAACAAGGATATTTTTAACCATAAAAGGAAATTTTTACCGGAAACGGAGCGTTTTCATGATAAAGGGGGAGATTTTGACCAATCCACATATTTGCGCCCAATGCGATGCCACCAACAGATCATGCTGCACACTAAGGGCCGAAGACAATGACGGCATGCCCACACCGGTATCCGAACCTGAAGTTGTCAAAATTCTGGCCGCACAGGGTCATCAAAGAAGAGAAGAGATCCTTGATATCCGCCCCAATTCAGAACAGTTTACCCACCAGATGACCCTGCTGTTTCCGGACATGGCCGACTATATCCACCACGCCTTCCCAATGAGCGGACATCACATGGAGCTTAAAACACAGGGGGATGCCTGTATTTTCAAAGACGATCAGGGATGCCTGCTTCCCAATGAGGCCCGTCCCCATTTCTGCCGCATCTATCCCTTCTGGTTTTTCGGTAGTGAACCGCAGATTTTCCAGGATCACAATTGCCTGGCCCTTCAAAAAAACAGGACCATCCCGGAGGTTCTGCTTTCTCTGGGGACAAATGCGGACACCCTCCGCCGGATCCACAACCGGATCTGCCGAGACTGGGGACTTTACCGCTCCATTCCACAGAAGCAAAAACGGGCCTTCCTTTAATATACATATGGATCATACCCTTTATGGCATCATGGATTTGCCTTAATAATTCGGCGCAGGCCAGGAAAAACTTAAAGGCAGATTTATGATTGACGCTCAATTTTCCAGTCTATAGGATGGGGGCAGGAAAATTCGTTATCCTGTAATATAGGAAGCCCGCCCTTAGAAGCAATAAAACAACCCCGGGGGATATTGTATGCAGTCACCTGCCACGAATATTTATGAATCCAACCTTGCACTTTTAGAAAAACATCACAACCCGTTATTCAAAAGGATCACCCAGAATCCCCCCGAGCCTTTAGGAGAGATATTTTATGCGCCAAACGGCAAGCCCAATCTCCGGGTGATGACCGAAAAAGGCGTTCAGGTGACATTACACAATGAAATCGATCCTGAGGCTGAAAGCAAAGAGTTTGCGCAAAACCTTCCTGGGGACTTTAAGGGGTTTGCAGCCATTCTCGGAATGGGCCTTGGGTACGGTGCTCTGAGAATCCTCAAAGAACGGCCCCTCCTCCAGCGGCTGGCCTTCTTTGAACTGGAACCGGGCATCTTCGTCCAAGCCCTCAGACATGTTGATCTCACATCTATCTTGGATGATCCAAGGCTTATCCTTGGCATAGGGCCAACCCCTGAAATACCCGTCGTATTAGAAACCAGTTCAAGAACCATTCAACTTGAAAGCTCGAGTGTACTGCATCACAAGCCATCTTTCACCCTGCATCCGGATAGCTACAAACAGCTTGAAGAAGACCTGTTCAGCTATATTAACAGCCTGAATATCGGCGGCGCAACCATCAGGTCCCTGGGAAGGGATTTTTTCGACAACCGCTTTAAGAACATTGCCACCATCCACCATCATTTGATGCTGGAAGGCCTTCAATCCAAATTCGAGGGTATCCCCGCCATACTGGTTGCCGGCGGCCCTTCCTTGAACCGGAATATCCAGCAGCTCAAGCAGATGGAGGAGAATGCGGTAATTATCGCCGTGGATACGGTGTTGCCGGCGCTGATAGACGAGGGTGTTTCCCCCCATTTCACCACATGTATCGACCCCCTGGATTTGACCTATGAAAAGTTTGCCGATATCGCCCCGAAGGCAAAGGATACCGCTTTAATCTGCGCATCCTGGGTGACAGCCAAAACACCAAAAATATTCCCGGCGGCCCAGGTATTCTGGACATTTTCAGGAAAACCCATAGAGGCCTGGCTCAACACTACTATCGGGGGTAAAATTTTCACCGGGGGTGCCAGTACCGTCGCCCATTTAAACCTGATTGCAGCCCATATCCTTGGATGCGACCCCATCATATTTATCGGGCAGGACCTTGCATATTCGGATGCAGATTCAGCTTCCCACGCCAAAGGAACAATTCTACAGGGAGCGGATCCCACCGCCAGGATAAAAAATCCAATAAAAGGGGAGACTGTTATCGGTATCAACGGTGAAACGCTACGGACAGACCGGGCCTTCCTGAGCATGAAAAAATATTTTGAGACCGCCATTGCCGCATCTGACAGGACCCATATCAATGCCACAGCATGGGGGGCAAATATCGAAGGCACGCAAATTCTCAACCTTGAGGACGCCATCGGCATGCATTGCAGCAAAAAAGTGTACCCGGACCGGATTCTTCAAGACCACTGCTCTGCAGCCCCGCCCATGAACGCCGATGGCCTGACCCAGGTGTTCGACAGGATGCTGGCCAAAACCCGGAAACTGCAAAAACTGATCAAAAAATCCGATGCAGCAACCGCCGCCCTGCTAAAAGAGATTCAAAAACTAAAAAAACAAAAAGCAAAAATAAGCTCCTTTAGCATGCTCTCCACGGCCCAGAACAAAAAAATCCAAATAATAGATAAATGCCACCAGGAACTGGACGACACAACAGATGTATGGGCAATTCTTGAGGAAATAACCATGGAAGGACTCAAGGAAAGTGAACGCCGCAAACAGGCGATATCCATACTTGAAAAAGACTCAGATACATTCCATGATTGGTTGATAAAAAGCTTGAACCAGCGTCTTTTAATCAACCAGACCCGTAAACAGACCCTGGCCATATTTGCGAACAACCTGAATATGGTTATCACGTTCCTCCAAAAAGAACGCAAATATCTAAAACAAGATGAACTAAAGCTTGCCGGCCTGTATATGAAACACGGAAACTATCATATGGCCAAGCCGCTATTGAAAAAATTACAAAAGAAAATGCCGGACTCACCGGAAATCAACGTCCATCTCGGCTGTATTGCAATGCAGTTTAACCTGTACGAGGAGGCGAACCGGTATTTCCAAAGGGCTGTCAGGGCCAACCCCAAACTTGCCCGAACCGTCAACGCCCACCTGAAGGCATTCGGCGATGAGTTTTTAGACTATGCCACATACTTTAAAACAGAACCCGGGCGGGAATTAAGCGTAAAGTACATGGTACAAAAAGGCCTTAAATACACCCCTGACCATGACGGGCTGAAAAAAGAACTGGAAGCCATCCTGGCAAGTGACCTGGACGCCATCTGCGAGGAGCAGGACAAAGGCAATTTTGAATCACAGGCCGCCCTTACAGAAGAGTGGCATAATTATGTGACAGACCAGAATAAGGTTTTCACCACCTTCCCTCCCGCCATAATAGGAAGGCTCCACCTTTGCTTTGGCAAACTAAAGTGCCACCAAAAAAACTACCTGGATGCCGTGGATGCCTTTGACCGGGCCATTGAATATCAGCCGGATAACAGGGACAATTATTCGGCTAAAATAGAGGCCTTATTTATGGCCGGAGAATTCGGCCGCGGTATTGACGCTTTGAATTCAGCAGTTAAAAAGGATAGCACCCTTGCTTCCTATTGGGAAACCATAGGAGACAGTTTGCAGGACGGCGGCCAGTATGATGATGCCATTCTGGCTTATGAAAAATGTTTCATCCACCTGCCGGACAATATGAATCTGCTCAAAAAAATTGGGGACTGTTACATGGAGACCAATCAGCTTGAAGCGGCAAAAGCTGCATACACGAGGTTAAAAGAACATCTGCAGTCTTCAGGGGAGGCCTGATCTCCCCATTGTCATTTTTGACGGTTGGCTTTTGTTATCCAGTCAAAATATCTAAGATCAGACTCTGTATCGATATCCAGGGAGCGCTCTGCAGGGACGACATACCCCCTTGTGGTGTCGGAATAAAATGACCTGTTTGCCATAAACCAGCTTGAGCGGGCCATATATATGGCACCGCTGGGGAGGTAAGACACGGGTAAATCCTGCCTTCGTTTATTTAAATACCTTTCTCCGAGAACAGGCTTTAACATGGCGGTTCCGTCCATATGGAACATCCAGTAGGGGCTCTTATCCACCTGGGTCACAGAAACCATTGCATCTGAAGATGAATTGATGCACGATTCGATACACCCGTCGATGTCCTCTGCCCGGGTTAAGGGAGATGTCGGCTGGAGCAGCATTACAAAATCATACCCTGGAACGGATTCCATGGCGTGGACAATCACATCGGAAACAGAACTCTCGTCCCGGGCCAAATGCGCCGGCCTCACAAAAGGCGCCTCACATCCGTATTGCCCGGCAACCCGGATAATCTCAGAGTCATCAGAGGAAAGGATTAAACGGTCCATGAGTCTGGACCGCCCTGCGGCCTCTATCATCCACGCGATCAGCGGTTTTCCGCCAGCCCGCCTGACATTTTTGCGCGGCACCCCCTTAGAGCCTCCCCGGGCGGCTATCACCCCTAGTATTTTCATCTGATCAAACATCAGCGATGGTGTCCTGCCCTATCATCCCCAGAATATTTCTCCGTATTCGCCCTCTGCCGTTTCAAAATCTCGTTTATGACCGATATCCATCCAGTATTCCCTGATCTGAAAAATAACGGTTTTCAAATCCTTTCCCATCATCTTGTCAAATAGATGGGTCATATCAAAGTACTCGTTTCCTGGTATTAGATCAACGATGTCCGGCTCAAACACATAGATACCGCCGTTGACAAAAAACCGTTGCACCGGTTTTTCATCAAGCCGCACCAGTCGGTTACCCTCCTGGTGGATGACCCCGTAAGGAATCTGCATATTGTATTCCCTCACACACATGGTGGCCATTGCGCTGCCCAGTTTGTTGTTATTGATATGAAAATCCAGAAGTTTTTCAAAATCCACCTTTGTCAGCAGGTCTCCATTCATTACAATAAAAGGGGCATCCGGTTTTTCCGGCATCAATTTTATACTTCCGGCCGTGCCCAGGCGTTTATTTTCTTTGAGGTATTCAATATTCACTCCCCACTTCGAACCGTCGCCAAAATAATCTTCGATCATCTCGGCCTTGTAATTGACAGATATATAAAAATTCCCAAACCCTTTGTCGATAAACCCCTCAAGAATGGTTTCAAGCACAGGGGTTCCACCGACTTTCAACAGGGGCTTGGGACAGGATTCGGTCAAGGGGCGCAGCCGGGTGCCCAACCCCCCGGCCATCAATACCACCGGATTTTCCCTTTTTTTTCCAGCCAGGATATCCTTAAGCACAATCAGGCGGACCACACGGCCTTGGTGGTCCACCATGGGCAATTGGGTGATGGACTGCTCCTTCATGATCCGTTTCATGGTCTTTGCATCCTCATCCACAGAAGCGGTGAGGGGGGAAACATAATAAATGCGCTTCACAGGTTCTTCTATGCTGATGCCCTTTAATATCCCCCTTCGGATATCCCCGTCTGTTACGGTGCCAAGGAGTTTATCTTCAGCATCCACAACAAGGGCAATCTGAAGGCTGCTTTTATCAATAACAGCCATCGTCTCTTTAATGCTGGTATCGGGTGAAACAGAGGTTTTTTTCCAATCTTTCATGGGACTACCCTAGGCCTTTATGTCATAAAATATTTTCGTGTTTTCCGCAAAATCGGCGGTTTCAAGTATCTGCCTGATCATTTTGGCAGTGCCTTCCTTTTTAAACGGTATCTCCATTGCTTTTATATCGGCTTGAAACCCGGTACGGTCAAGTTTTTTAAACGCATCAAAAATAGCCCTGTGATCGGCAGTGCAGTCTATTACACTCAGTGCCCGCACCCTGCCCTTCTGCCGGTCTCCGATATTTATGGTGGGCACCCCCAAGGCAGGCGCCTCTATAATACCGCTTGAACTGTTGCCGACCACTGCCCGGCAGAGCTTCATGGCAGACAGATACCTTAAACTGCCAAGGGAGGAAACGATGAGGCATTGACCTTTATGGCGGCGCTGGAACTCATTTTGAAGCGCATTGATTTTCTGACCGCCGGCATCGGCATTGGCCCCTGTAAATATAAACCGGTGATCCCGGA encodes:
- a CDS encoding CBS domain-containing protein, whose protein sequence is MKDWKKTSVSPDTSIKETMAVIDKSSLQIALVVDAEDKLLGTVTDGDIRRGILKGISIEEPVKRIYYVSPLTASVDEDAKTMKRIMKEQSITQLPMVDHQGRVVRLIVLKDILAGKKRENPVVLMAGGLGTRLRPLTESCPKPLLKVGGTPVLETILEGFIDKGFGNFYISVNYKAEMIEDYFGDGSKWGVNIEYLKENKRLGTAGSIKLMPEKPDAPFIVMNGDLLTKVDFEKLLDFHINNNKLGSAMATMCVREYNMQIPYGVIHQEGNRLVRLDEKPVQRFFVNGGIYVFEPDIVDLIPGNEYFDMTHLFDKMMGKDLKTVIFQIREYWMDIGHKRDFETAEGEYGEIFWG
- a CDS encoding acylneuraminate cytidylyltransferase family protein, translating into MFDQMKILGVIAARGGSKGVPRKNVRRAGGKPLIAWMIEAAGRSRLMDRLILSSDDSEIIRVAGQYGCEAPFVRPAHLARDESSVSDVIVHAMESVPGYDFVMLLQPTSPLTRAEDIDGCIESCINSSSDAMVSVTQVDKSPYWMFHMDGTAMLKPVLGERYLNKRRQDLPVSYLPSGAIYMARSSWFMANRSFYSDTTRGYVVPAERSLDIDTESDLRYFDWITKANRQK
- a CDS encoding DUF115 domain-containing protein, whose amino-acid sequence is MQSPATNIYESNLALLEKHHNPLFKRITQNPPEPLGEIFYAPNGKPNLRVMTEKGVQVTLHNEIDPEAESKEFAQNLPGDFKGFAAILGMGLGYGALRILKERPLLQRLAFFELEPGIFVQALRHVDLTSILDDPRLILGIGPTPEIPVVLETSSRTIQLESSSVLHHKPSFTLHPDSYKQLEEDLFSYINSLNIGGATIRSLGRDFFDNRFKNIATIHHHLMLEGLQSKFEGIPAILVAGGPSLNRNIQQLKQMEENAVIIAVDTVLPALIDEGVSPHFTTCIDPLDLTYEKFADIAPKAKDTALICASWVTAKTPKIFPAAQVFWTFSGKPIEAWLNTTIGGKIFTGGASTVAHLNLIAAHILGCDPIIFIGQDLAYSDADSASHAKGTILQGADPTARIKNPIKGETVIGINGETLRTDRAFLSMKKYFETAIAASDRTHINATAWGANIEGTQILNLEDAIGMHCSKKVYPDRILQDHCSAAPPMNADGLTQVFDRMLAKTRKLQKLIKKSDAATAALLKEIQKLKKQKAKISSFSMLSTAQNKKIQIIDKCHQELDDTTDVWAILEEITMEGLKESERRKQAISILEKDSDTFHDWLIKSLNQRLLINQTRKQTLAIFANNLNMVITFLQKERKYLKQDELKLAGLYMKHGNYHMAKPLLKKLQKKMPDSPEINVHLGCIAMQFNLYEEANRYFQRAVRANPKLARTVNAHLKAFGDEFLDYATYFKTEPGRELSVKYMVQKGLKYTPDHDGLKKELEAILASDLDAICEEQDKGNFESQAALTEEWHNYVTDQNKVFTTFPPAIIGRLHLCFGKLKCHQKNYLDAVDAFDRAIEYQPDNRDNYSAKIEALFMAGEFGRGIDALNSAVKKDSTLASYWETIGDSLQDGGQYDDAILAYEKCFIHLPDNMNLLKKIGDCYMETNQLEAAKAAYTRLKEHLQSSGEA